ATTGTTGATTAGTTCCGGTAAACAAAATGAGAGGAAAAGAATAATGTTTTTCTTCCCTAAAAACAAGACAGAGAGCAATACAATGTACTTAGACGGGTATGCCTTATACATTAATACTGCTATCTTATTTGtctgtatttttaaatttatttaaacataaaatcaCACCAAAAAATCACTACTTTATCCCAAAGAGcttcataatttttaatttcagtATATTTTCGaactttaacttattttaattatgaatatacTTAACATACATtaggaaaataataaatatgtattatattatattttcattattaaaaagAGCCGAagatattgaaatattttaaaagaaagtccgtaatgataaaataaaacaataataacaattaattttttttcttatatttataaCGGTGCAGTACAACTTTTACATACAATAAGTTaacaaatacaatttttttacttacctttcactttaattttcattttaaactattaaaagTTGTTAGCTActctactaaaaaaataaaggatataAAATGTaaccccccccccaaaaaaaaaaaacctaaataaGGGAAGTAGAAGGTggaaactaataaatataaatagtcatagtaatagaaaaaacaaaaatggaaGCGGGGCCAATGAATACATGATTTTCCaaaccttttcttttcttctcttctgTCATCTGTGTGTATAGTTCTCATCGATATCATCGTTGTTGTCGTCGTTGACGCTGCTGTCAGCCATGTCCGCCTCCTCTGCCTCTTCTCGCAaggttcttcttcttcatcttctttcccttttcttgctttcttttttttttctccgcCTTTCTGTCTTAATTTTACCTCTATTTGACCCTTTCTCTTTCTGGTAATTCCGATGTGGGTTTTGCTGTTTTCGTTGGATTCTTGATCAGACATTAAGCAAGATAGCATGCAATCGACTCCAGAAGGAGTTGGCGGAGTGGCAAGTCAATCCCCCTGCTGGTTTCAAACATAAAGTTACTGATAATCTTCAAAGGTCTCactcttttttgtttaattgggttttctttaaatttttctaggGTTTTCAGTGAATTTCTTGGTTACCCTTTTTAGCCTACTTGAATTTATGATCGGGGGTACAATAATTCACTAAAGATTCTCGATTGATTTTTTTGCTTTCTTTGGATTAGAGGGTATTTATATAGTTGCATTAACTTTTGATTGATGTGGTTCTTTTCTGAGATTGATTTATGTGGTTCTTTGGTGAAAAGGTGGGTGATTGAAGTGATTGGGGCTCCTGGAACTCTCTATGCGGATGAAACCTATAATCTTCAAGTTGATTTTCCAGAACATTATCCCATGGAAGCTCCGCAGGTGGGTAAAGTTTTGTGCCTATTTGATATGGTAACCCTAGCACCCAAACTCCAAATTCCCCTACCCATTTTTTTTCACTCCACTCTCCTCGTGACTTGAGTAACCAATCTCATAGTTTGATATGGTAGGGCCCTCCACTATGCTAACGCTCCTTTGTCTTTGTGATGGTTGATACTGATTGATATTCTCTTATGGGGGTCTAGGGATTGTTGTTTCTTTTAAAGATTGCAATTGAAACTCATACCCTAATTATTTTTGCTGACTACCATATTGATGCAGGTGATTTTTGTGCCACCGGCTCCGTTACACCCTCATATCTATAGCAACGGGCACATTTGCTTAGGTAGTTATATATGTAATCAAATATCTTTCATTCTCTTACTACCACGAGACACTTGTTAAATTGGTCACTATATGTTGTTTCTATGTTGTTCAAATGTTTGGATTTCTATGCATGGTCACGTGGTAAATGATTTGTGGTGCATACTTGTTTCTGTTAAAGATTATATGCTTGGTATTATGGTGCTCAAAGTGCTTTTATGACTTTTAACCAGTTCTTTTCAACGAATTGGTGTCAACAGTAGATTGCTGGCTGATGTCAATGACAATGTTGATGGTTTCAgtggattttatttttattgactgATCTTGATTCAAGtccaattcttttttattatacaTACCTTCTGAGGGAGCAATAGTCAACACGGATAACAAATAAGTAATCTTTTTCTTATGTAAAACTCTCTTTGCCAAGGTAGTGTGCGTTATGCGGTTTTAACTGAAATTTTTAAACAGTTTTTGTAGAATGATAATTTAAACTTGGTCAAACCACCATCATCTAGGTCACGGGTCTCTTGCACTTCCTTTAAACAATTCCAATTTGGCACTGAATAGGCTGAGCATACAATTCTGAAATTGCATATAGTAAGCAAAGAGAAAGCAGTTCGTACTACTTATAAAAAAACTTATGCCTTTTCATTGGATTGAGGGTGTAGTAAATGCTTTTGACTGTGATACTCTTTCTAGAAGGAACGTGTTATTTCTTCTTGTAAACTGGGGTATCCGGGCTAGCTTGCGCACCTCAAGCAACATTTACATTCTTATTTTCAGAGTTTGTTTATGAGAACCCAAATTTTTGGTTCATTTTCGATTTtctgaaagaaagaaaaaacccCTCTACAttgaaaaatcataatttttgagatATAATATGGAAATTTATCTAGGATTACTTGATGGAGGTGGAAGCTGGCTGCCCACATGATTCTAATCATTGTTCTTGTGGCTTGAGTCACCAACGATTTGGCTAAAGCTTCGTTTATTAAGTATCCTAGGCTCCCAACACTTGACAAGATCTCCTTCTTTAATGGCTCTATCACTGCCAAAGATAACAATTGTCACATTCTCGCTAAAGATAACACATTGATATCTTAATAAGATTTTCATGTTCACGATAGAGACAACACATTGATATCTTAATAAGattttcatattcatgtacCTTACCGGGGATAGAGCCTAGAAACATTAAACTTCTCCTAGTCAATATTCCACTTGTGTAATTGGAGGTTGATGTGAACGATCACGACACATGGGAGTGTGCAAGGATAAAATTTAGGACAATCATAGATAAGAAgccaaaaagaaacaaattagaTACCCATAAGAGGCACAAATcggaaagagaaaataaaaaaaacctaacTGGACAATGATTTGTTTTCCTATCTACAGATTGTAAACAAACAATCTTAACCAAAATAGATTAGAATAGAACTAGACCGACCACATGCTGATTCTTACATATTGCATGAGTAGAGAATAAGCATTGTCTCTTCATTTTGTCTGTTTTTGGGTccattttattactttattctgaagtaaatttgaattttcctGAGTCTTGTTATAAAAAGCAGCAATCCCGTTATCTGCTTAAAAATAAATGTCTCTTGTACATTAATATGCCCCCAGTTTCTACTTTTGTGTGACATAATTGTGGTAAATCTTCTTCTTACTTGCCTAATTGCGTAAGAGCCGTATTAACTTAAAGTTGGGCTATTCACTATGATACCACATAAAAGATTTCTTTATTGGCTCTTTCTATAATGGTTCATTATGGTCCAGTTCATTTTCATTTGGATCAAAGTTACATACTTTGTACTTATCTTCGAAATCATGACTTCCACCAATTTCCTTCCTTTCTCTTAGGTATAGATATTGCCAATTAACATTTATAATTCAGATGTGAACAATTTCGTCATAAGACAAATCAAAAGGTGTCAATGTTGTGCTTAAATTCGGCTCAATGGATTGAATTAGTGTATCAACGAGTGGCAATGTTTGGTAGCTATCCTTTAATGGCCAAACAGTGATTAGAATAAGTTTTGAGAAGCTGAAAGATGACTGTTTGACTTTGAATATGGCATACCATGTCTGGACTGATGGAGATCATCGAGTTGTTATCTGCTATGTTTTCCCTTTTCTGGTGGATATTTTTGCCATCAATGTCTTGCTTGAAATCGTAATTTAAGTAAGTTACTGTCCCGTTGCAGTTTGTGAAGTCTATATTACTAAAATCTTTCAAAATAGTCTTATCTTCAGCATAATGACTCTTGTTACAATGTGTGTAAAAATTGTATATGTTATACAATAGAGGAGATGCTATTCTTGTCTCAACTAAATAATCTTATCACGTATTGCCGCAGTCAAACTGAAAGGTTTTTCAGATACACTGGGAAGGTTTGTAGAAATCATATTCACATAACCTCATCCTTAGTGACCTCTTGATTAGGATGGTGCTGAAGAGAACTTTTCAATGCCATATTCTTCACTTTTTTCCCTCTTCTGTAGTTTCTTCCTGTCATGTGGGTTTACAGAAATAATATTACTTAACATCTTAAGTAGTGACCTTTGGAGAAGAGGAAAACTTTGAAATACCATCTTTGGTTTCTCCTATTATGCAGTTATATAGCAGATTTTTGGTTATTCTGTGGGTGAAAGTGAAAGCATAAGGGTTCCATACcgtattttgtttttgtgtgGGGGAAGTGAAAACTTGAAGGTTCATGTGCAGTTTGCTAATTGGTCTGCTAGTGCTAAGCTTCCACCTCATGAAAGATTTTTCAACATCTTATAGAAATTGGACATGTATCATGAGAACCAGCAGTTGACAACAGCTTCTTCATGTCTTGCAGATATTCTCTATGATTCATGGTCTCCTGCCATGACAGTCAGTTCTATATGCATCAGCATTCTTTCCATGTTGTCAAGTTCAACCGTGAAGGTGCATTTCCCATATTCATACTAATATAAATTTGAGTTGCTTTTATGAGATCCACTATTAGAAAAGAACTTCTATTCCAAATACGAACCTATTTCTTCCTTGTCGGTTGAAATATGTAACACAGCACATTATTCTGCCAAGCTTCTCatgtttttagtttttagttCTTATTGGTTCCCATCACTTATGCAGCAACGCCCTGAAGATAATGACCGCTATGTGAAGAACTGCAGAAATGGCAGATCTCCCAAGGAAACCAGGTGGTGGTTCCATGATGATAAGGTGTGAAGGGTGTCCTTCTGACCCTTGAGGCAACATTGTTGCTTTGGCTTATTTTACATCAAATGCTAATCGAAAAAAAATCCTACATATGCATGGCCACTGCTAGTGCATAATGTGCAGCAAATTGGCCTTTACTGTCCAATATTTGTAAATGGAGATGATTTTCCTTTTAAGCTTCTTGTGCAACATTATGTACTCTTATGGAAATACACCACAACCTAATTTATAGTCCATGAAGAGTTTTCTTCTGGCATCTAAACGACAAGTTTGTATTTACTTTGcattgttcttgttgttgacTTCTTTTCCTTAGCCTGCCGAGTAACATCAGGTAAATCATAGGATGTGTGTAACCCTTTGGACTTTCTGCTCCTTCTTGTTGGTGCTTTCTGCAATTAGATAGCTATGCTTATGTGTGCACCCAATAGTGTGGTCTACTGGTCGattagggggggggggaggaaATCATTGGAAATTAGGGTTCAAATGTCAATAGAGACAAgaaacactaggtgatttcttctcatTCCCCAAGTCTTGGTAGGCAGAGGTAAGCAAGTACTCGGTGAAATAGTCAAGTTAGCATAAGTTGATCCAGGTACTGTCATCTTCAGAAGgcgagaaagaaaaaaaaatagctaTTGTACGTATGCATATTTGCACATATGCAGATATGTACTACTACTGTTATTTGTTGAGGTCGAATCAGTTTTAGGATTTGTGATTTTCATATCCTTAAATGCAATCATGCTATGAGTATTTCCGCATAAACTCATCTGAATTGCTTGGTCTTGTTGTACTTGCAAAGACACAATTCTTATCTCTAAGCAAATTGCATGATTACAtatctctttattttgtttgatagGTTCTTTGTCACTTTTAAATGATAAGACGTGTCATCTAATGTCCGAACATTAATTTGTCAAAGTTGCTAAAACATGCGCACTTGTCTATTCCAACATAATACCACAGTTACTTAGAATCTAAAAACGTACACATTAGAGAACTGATAAGTGTAGTTTCGAAGCTAGACTGAAATTATTCCTCAACTCTCTTTCCCCCCCCTGAAGGAAGTTGGTAGCATGGTGTACTTGCTACTTTCCACCAATACAAGGACCAGGAAACTCCACCTATCAAGACTTGGACAAAGCACCTAGTGTTTTTGCCAACAACGACCAACATGCGTTTAACTAACAAGGTTCACATAcagtattatttttgttttactaaCAAGGTTCACATAGAgtattatcttttttatgacaaggaaaATCCATTGCCACCATTCTTTGGGTGCGCAGGGTAAAACACCCGCTCCTATGGAATAGTTCGCAAACCACAGTATTATTAGATGTCAAAGAATGGCTTCCATCAATTATTGTTGCTACAAAAGCAGCTTTGTGAGCACTTAAACAAGGACTCAAAAAGTTATTTCTTATCTTGATAAATTACAAAGACTAGAAATATTGTACACTTCATAGAGTCTTAAGCATCATCGTGATTCTATTTATACTTCTGTCAAATCTGTGAGTACTCTTTTTCCAGATATTGTTTCACTAGTATAGAGTCCTAGTGCTATAGCAGGAGTGTGAGGCAAAAAAGATGTAGAAGAACTAATACTCTCTTCTAGACAATTTTAACAGGTTTAGGACGTTTTCATAGACAATGAAGGTAACTGAAGCTGCAGGGACATTTTTCAGCATGTTTGGAGTGATACCTCTGTAGAAGCCTCGTACGCCCTCAAACCTGTAagctcaaacaaaaaaaaaagatagaaaattaaGGGATAAATTTACCAATAAGGGGGTGGGGAGGGGGAGGGTTCTACTTTCTTCTCTTATTTTACGATTATGATAACTTCTATTATATGTATCAGATGAGAGGAAGAGTCGGGACGGAAGAAATTTAGGATTAAGACTGAAAACCTTTTTCTAAAGTTAATggtcttaaaaaagaataacacaGTCAAAGTAGAAAAATTCAATCAAAGGGAATTTGAATTTCTTCAGCTTTTGTTTATTCTCAGTTTGATTCCTTGATAGTGAAAGCCACCGTTAAGAGCATTAGATGAACTTGTATTTAGATTctgaaaacattttaatatcTAGCGAACTCAATGCTTGATATTCGTGTACAATTAATCAAGTGCATCAGCTGTAAGTAAGTCTGAATTTCATCCTGACCTCGCAGTTTCTTTCACAACATGCCAGCTATCAATGTACCTTGGAACTCCAGTTGTACTTGGTCGTTGCTGTTCAAAGAGAAGACATATCTTTAACTACTCTACAGAAAAACTGAATCAAGAGCTACTAGAGGCTTGTCTACCGGGAAGAGTTGTTGTATCAAGTGATGCATAAAGCAGTAATATGAAAAGCAGTTACCTGCAATCGAGATCGCACAACCTGAAAAGGTTTcatttaaatacattattagTTAAAGAGGAAAGTGAAGGGGGCACAGGGTAAAAGATTGTTAGAACAAATTGGCATTTAGACGGGTGCTCCATAATGCTCTCAAAGCCTTCTGTCCCTGAACCCATATTCCCAAGTATGGAGAAAAGAACAAACTTATCACACACCCTAGGGATGGCAATTTCAGCccatataaatgaaatgaacccattttttccatattaattaaattaaatggatcACTCATATTTTCTTAAATGGATAAATATGGATTTCAACCTATTTAAGCTCATACATATATGGACAAAATGGGTAAACATGAGAATCCATACATACCCATATATCACACTTATTAATAAAAATCCCTAATTGCActgtttatttttgaaaataaaaataaatttaaaaaattaggaGTGGGGGcaaaaaatttttgaatttttttctggGTGTGGGTGTGACACCCCTAACATACCTGAAATGGGTATGTTGTAAGAATGGCTGCCAGCTTAGAAGAAGCTCCTAGTGTTGCATAGTCAACTGAATCCTGTGAAAGAAATGTAAGAGCAAATACTGAGGCGTTTACCAATATTACTTCAAGGCTAAGAGAAGTTAATAAGTTCTCTCTTATTGGGAACTGAAATGGTCAATTTTCTACAACAGTATTCCATATGAAAGAACTAATCATTACAGTGATCACAATATCATTGTCATCTGATAGTGCTCTTGAGCAATAATCAACCTCCAGAAATCGTACAACCAATTCTTTTGCATTTACATTGAGCCTTAAAGACATTTCTAGCTAATCACACAAAAAAGAAGATACAGTATATCACCACTTAGCAGCAAATAGGCTTCCATTAATTGATCAATGAGAGGCAGTTCACTGGTTCAAAATATATCATCTCTTACCACATGAGACAGTAGCAAGAACCACATAGTCGGTTCAGAAAATAATTCAAGCATTCTTCAATCTGATATGCTTAACAAAGAGAAATATTACATTTAACTTTTCTTCTAGTAGCTGGAGCTTTTTTATATTACGTTTCTAATGGGGAGGGGAAGGGATTGAGCAGGCTAGCGACACTCTGATGCAGTAAATAAGGGACTGAAAAGAATCTAATGTGCCTTTGGATAATCCGTATACatgaaaatagaagaaatatcTGCACGTtaatggtcaatgaagtggttaAGAACCCTGAGGTGGAGacaaaaaaaacattaagtGATTCTTCACATCTGCCCTAGCCTTGGTGGACAGAGTTACCTGGGAAAAGTTCCTACTCACAAGATTTCCTAAGACACCTAGGGGATGTGTCTGCACAAGTACCTTGACGAAAACAACGAGGAAAGGAAGTGCAATACTTAGGGTGTGTCCagtatggaggaaaatgttttccatatGCATTTCTTACTTATTTCTAATGTTTGGTAGGCAAgcaaaacaatattattttaagagtatttttATGTTATCTAGCAGAACACTATGGGGTGAGATGTTGTGGGAAATGGGGCTTTGGGGGTGGTGGANNNNNNNNNNNNNNNNNNNNNNNNNNNNNNNNNNNNNNNNNNNNNNNNNNNNNNNNNNNNNNNNNNNNNNNNNNNNNNNNNNNNNNNNNNNNNNNNNNNNNNNNNNNNNNNNNNNNNNNNNNNNNNNNNNNNNNNNNNNNNNNNNNNNNNNNNNNNNNNNNNNNNNNNNNNNNNNNNNNNNNNNNNNNNNNNNNNNNNNNNNNNNNNNNNNNNNNNNNNNNNNNNNNNNNNNNNNNNNNNNNNNNNNNNNNNNNNNNNNNNNNNNNNNNNNNNNNNNNNNNNNNNNNNNNNNNNNNNNNNNNNNNNNNNNNNNNNNNNNNNNNNNNNNNNNNNNNNNNNNNNNNNNNNNNNNNNNNNNNNNNNNNNNNNNNNNNNNNNNNNNNNNNNNNNNNNNNNNNNNNNNNNNNNNNNNNNNNNNNNNNNNNNNNNNNNNNNNNNNNNNNNNNNNNNNNNNNNNNNNNNNNNNNNNNNNNNNNNNNNNNNNNNNNNNNNNNNNNNNNNNNNNNNNNNNNNNNNNNNNNNNNNNNNNNNNNNNNNNNNNNNNNNNNNNNNNNNNNNNNNNNNNNNNNNNNNNNNNNNNNNNNNNNNNNNNNNNNNNNNNNNNNNNNNNNNNNNNNNNNNNNNNNNNNNNNNNNNNNNNNNNNNNNNNNNNNNNNNNNNNNNNNNNNNNNNNNNNNNNNNNNNNNNNNNNNNNNNNNNNNNNNNNNNNNNNNNNNNNNNNNNNNNNNNNNNNNNNNNNNNNNNNNNNNNNNNNNNNNNNNNNNNNNNNNNNNNNNNNNNNNNNNNNNNNNNNNNNNNNNNNNNNNNNNNNNNNNNNNNNNNNNNNNNNNNNNNNNNNNNNTGGTGGAGGGGGAGGGGGGTGGGGATGGGGGTGTTGGGTTGATGGGGAAGAGATAATGAACCTGCAATGCCACTTATGCAACTTGTTTTCCCTACTTTGATGaaggaagtcatttttcttattttaaaaaaacttgttttccaagagaaaatattttgaccaaccaaacatgggaattggaaaatattttcctccataccaaacatatCCTAAGAGTTGAACAATTTATTCTCATCTAGGCCATTTGCCCATTAACTAAAAAAATCCTGCCCAATCTGTACTTGGTTCTTATCCTGCTAACCACATCTGTATTCCAATTATCTACTGTACATGCAGGGATTAGTTTTGCTGGTCATCCAAACATAAAAACAGCTACTGAGTTGAATTACATCCAAAAATTGCAACAGACATTGCTTTTAGAGCCTCACCAACAAGTCAGCAGCTGTGGCAAGTGTGTTCTCATTTTCCTGAGCTTTGGAGCTAACAAGAAATTTGCGAAATTCCTCATATGCCGTGAACTGAATAGCACCATGTGTAACCTGCTGAAGCAAAACAACAGATCAGCGCACTTCACCAATGAAAGGTTACATGACAGCATTAAAGTGGTTGTATATTGTTTAGACAATCTatccaaaaagtaaaataaactaTGAGGGTTAACTTCATTACGTCAAGATAAGAACACATCCTTTTACCGAACGAAATTATGTGCATGAATTAGAGAAAATGTGATTCTAACCATAAATAGACCTGGCATAAGTCCCTTGTAAAGTGCcctccatccttcttctttaattATGGTTCTTAAAGCATCTGAATCAATCCATAAATAACAAAGTTCATGTGAAGTTAATAAGTAGGATAGAAAATACAAAAGAGGCCAATTGGATAACCAAATCCAAATGTGCATGCACATACAAAAGAGAGCAGAATTTGTAATAGAAGCTCAGTAAACAAAAGGAGGATACAAAACTAAAGAAACTCAAAACTGCAGAAATAAAGGTAGAATTCTTATATAACATTATGATGGAAAGAAATGGTCCTAGAGTGCTCAAAGGTAGATAAATACACAATGAAAACTGACAAATTAATACAAGAGTGAAACGGACCATGAAACCCGGTGTATGGACGAATCTGATTAGGAGTCTGAAGTTGCAATCTTGTTTTCACAAGCCAAAGAGGGTTGGTACAAAAACAGACCTGAATTCCGACAAACACGCCTTTTAAGATACGTCATAGTCCAATATTTGAGGTTTGTGCTTAAAGCTACTGAAGTAAGTACGGCACACATATTTTGTATACCTAAAGATTTTCATGTCAGTGGTAAACCGAATAAGTCATCAATCTGTTGTCATCAAAACTGAAATAGTGGGGGATAAAGGTTATCCACAAAAAGATCAACACAATCAAAGTTAATTGTCTATAAGATTCTCCAGTTCCCGTATTTAACTAACACCTAAGCACACATATTCGCTTTTTTGCGTGTGTTGAAGTCTCAAAGAATAGTTTCACTATTCGACCTTGCCTTTCTTTCAGGATTTTATATTGGTAAGACTTCTAACTTCTAACAGCAGTAAAAGTAATGGATTCATCACCAGCAAGACAATTACAATGGCACCCCTAGAGCAAATAAAGAATCACAGCATCTAACTATCTGTCTTCGGCACTCCTGTCAAAACTAGTCAATTGAATATGAACATATGAATACAAGAACTGCACATTGTTCTTTCATTAAAGCATCAGAAATTTGACTACTGACCAGCGCTCCTGCTTCTGCAGCTGAAGCAAGGTGAAGGCCTGGACTCAGTTCCTCCCTGTTCCTCAGATACCTTTGCTTAGCCTTGCTATAGCTACAGAAGGAAGATTCCAAGAAAATGTATGAGTCAGAAAAAGACGTGTTTCAAGCCTATAAATGTAAGTAATCAAAGAGAAAGCAACCTAATATGTGACTGCTTCCTACAAAGAGAACATTAGTCTTTTACAATCAATCTCATGTAAGAAATAATGACTGTTGCCTCTTAACTAACATGTTATGGATGTAGATGTACATTTCAGCACCCATAAATTCAGTATAAAAGACAGAAAAGTAAATAGCGTGtcaagaaattatttttcttttaattaatagGTAAATGGATTATGTTAGCAGAATAATACTAACAGCTTGTCAATCATTAAAATTGACTATACAAGATCCTAGTGAAACAATCAATCCACTCACTGA
This window of the Solanum pennellii chromosome 2, SPENNV200 genome carries:
- the LOC107009466 gene encoding folate transporter 1, chloroplastic isoform X2, whose amino-acid sequence is MKKMAALPSADWQWENAVAGAAAGLATVTFSHPLDVVRTRFQVYDGRITNVPAYRNTPHALYAIARSEGFRGLYAGFYPAVLGSTISWGLYFFFYSKAKQRYLRNREELSPGLHLASAAEAGALVCFCTNPLWLVKTRLQLQTPNQIRPYTGFHDALRTIIKEEGWRALYKGLMPGLFMVTHGAIQFTAYEEFRKFLVSSKAQENENTLATAADLLDSVDYATLGASSKLAAILTTYPFQVVRSRLQQRPSTTGVPRYIDSWHVVKETARFEGVRGFYRGITPNMLKNVPAASVTFIVYENVLNLLKLSRREY
- the LOC107009466 gene encoding folate transporter 1, chloroplastic isoform X1, with product MKKMAALPSADWQWENAVAGAAAGLATVTFSHPLDVVRTRFQVYDGRITNVPAYRNTPHALYAIARSEGFRGLYAGFYPAVLGSTISWGLYFFFYSKAKQRYLRNREELSPGLHLASAAEAGALVCFCTNPLWLVKTRLQLQTPNQIRPYTGFHDALRTIIKEEGWRALYKGLMPGLFMQVTHGAIQFTAYEEFRKFLVSSKAQENENTLATAADLLDSVDYATLGASSKLAAILTTYPFQVVRSRLQQRPSTTGVPRYIDSWHVVKETARFEGVRGFYRGITPNMLKNVPAASVTFIVYENVLNLLKLSRREY
- the LOC107008819 gene encoding probable ubiquitin-conjugating enzyme E2 18: MSASSASSRKTLSKIACNRLQKELAEWQVNPPAGFKHKVTDNLQRWVIEVIGAPGTLYADETYNLQVDFPEHYPMEAPQVIFVPPAPLHPHIYSNGHICLDILYDSWSPAMTVSSICISILSMLSSSTVKQRPEDNDRYVKNCRNGRSPKETRWWFHDDKV